The DNA window CCCCCAGTTTTCCTCCCTCAGCCAGCATGGAAGTCCTCATCTCGAAGGAACAGATCGCCGAGCGCGTCGCCGCCATCGGCAAGCAGATCTCGGCGGATTACGCCGGCCATTCCATCGTCCTTATCGGTGTTTTGAAGGGAGCGGCGATCTTTCTCGCCGACCTCGCCCGCGCCATCGAGGTAGACAACACCTTTGACTTCGTTGCCGTCTCGAGCTACGGCCGCGCCCGTGTGTCTTCCGGCGCCGTAAAGCTGATCAAGGACATCGACAACCCGATCGAGGGAAAGCACGTCATCATCGTCGAAGATATTCTGGATACGGGACTGACTTTGAGCTACCTGCGCGGGCTGATGCTGCAGCACAAGCCCGCCTCGCTGAAGATCGCAACCTGCCTGGATAAGCCGGAGCGGCGGCTGGTTCCGATTGAGGCAGATTACGTGGCGTTCAGCATTCCGAACCAGTTTGTGATCGGATATGGGATGGACTATGCCGAGCGGTATCGTGGCGTGGAAGATATCCGGTTGTTCCCGGATGAGGCTGTCGGGCACTAAGAGCTGCCTGCATTCCGGATCTTGTGGAGGGTGAGATGCTTCGTCTGACGCCCTTTCTGCTCTTCGACGGAAACTGTGCCGAGGCTATGGAGTTCTACTTTGGCTGCTTCGGTGGGACGCTGACTTTGACGCGACTCGCGGACACGCCGATGAAGGATCAGATGCCCGCGGCGCAGCACCACAAGATCGTCAACGCATACCTGAAAAGCGATGCCATCGAATTTTCTGCGACGGACTGGCTGCATCCGACACACGTCCGGCTGCAGGGGAACTCGACCGCAATGTATGTCGTCGCGGCCCGGTTTGATGAGCTCAAGCGTCTCTTCGACAGGCTGTCCGAGGGAGCTGACAAGGAGTTCTTCCTCGACCTTTGCGAGATGCCGTTTGGGATCTACGGCCGGTTTACGGGCCGGTTCGGCGTGGAGTGGTTCTTTCGGGGCGAGAGGGGTGCCGATTAGCCGCGCTAAAGCCTGCCAAAGGTCTCCGCTGAATGCATCAACCATCAAAATCGCATCACTTTGCCGTATTTACGTAGCATGTTGGAATGAGGACGACTGTCAATCTCGATCCAGATGTCTATCGCTTCACGTCTGCCTACGCCGGAGCGAAGGGGATCACACTTTCAGCGGCAATCGGCGAACTGATTCGCCGCGCGGAGCAAATTCCTGAGACGGGGAGCGATTCGCCCAGGCTGAAGAAGAGTCCGCATGGATATCTTGTGATAGCCGGAACCGGAGAGGCTCTAAGCCCGGCGATGGTTAAAGCAGCGTCGGAGGACGAGTTTGTCTGAGGCCAGATATCTCCTGGATGTGAGCGTGCTTGTAGCGCTGCTGTCGGAAGATCACATCCACCATAACCTGGTGACGGTCTGGTTCAATCAGCCTGACCTTCAGTGGGCCATCTGTCCCTTCACCGAAGCTGGGTTCCTTCGTAACGCGACGGCGCCACGATCTGGGCAAATAAGCATGGCAGAGGCGACGGCGGTGCTCTCGCAGATCGCCAAGGAGCCCGGTTATCTTTACGTCCCAATCACGGTCGACTGGCAGACTCTCTGCAGCCTTTTTTTCAAGCGCATCTACGGCACGAAGCAAGTGACAGACGCGTATCTTTTAGGTCTTGCCGTGCGCGAGAGATTGGTACTGTCCACGATGGACAAGGCGGTCTCTCACCTAGCGGGAGAGGAGTACAGCAACCATGTCCTGCTGCTAGAAGAATAGCGACGCGGCCTTTAGCGGAAGTGGTAGGCGACGCCGATGCTGCCGAAGTAGGGCGTAAGGCCGTTCTTCAGGCCGAGGTTTGAGAACCAGTCCTGGTACTCGAAGTCGCCGCGGATGTTGAGGTAGGGCTTCAGCTTGTAGTCCACACCGCCGCCGAGCACGACCATGTTGTAGGCCAGATTGGCGGCCGATTGCCCACCGGGAAAATAGGGCGGGAAGTTGAAGACGCCACGTCCGTACATGACCTTTGCGTAGGGAGTCCAGCGGGGTTTGCGGAAGAAGACATAGCGGCCACCGGCTTTGTAGGTGCGCTCGTAGATCAAGTCCGTCCCGTTCGCCTGGTTGTACTCGAGTTCGACTCCGTAGTGCGGCTTGAAGTCGACGTCACCGTAGAAGCCGTAGCCCTTGATGTCTCTGCCGTAGTCGGAGTGGCCGTAGGTGAACTCTCCGCCCGCCTGGATGTCGAGGGATCGGGTTGCCGTGGGCAGCTTCTGGGCTTGCATCGCCGAGACGGAGCCTGCCGCCAGCAATAGGGATAAGAGCGTCTTCCTCAACATTCGTAAACTCCTGATTTATAAAGGCCCAGATTCAATGCTGCGGGTTCGAGCCGGACATCCGTGCTAAACGCGAGGGCGGGCGATGGAGTCGGCCCGCTCTCGCGAGTTTGATTCCTAGTTTTGAGGCGCGGGTGGAGTCGCGGTACCGGTGGTGGCATCGGGGGCTGCAGCGGTTGCTGCCGGCTGAGCGGCATCAGGCGCGGCCGTGGCTGGAGCAGCGGCCGTGGGTGCCGGAGCTGGTGTCGTCGCCGGATCGACCGGAGGTGCCGGAGCCTTGTAGTAGCTGAGCTTCAGATAGACGGGCTCGACCTCGAAGGGCATCTTGTCGGCCGGGCTGAGGATGGGTTCAAAGGCGGAGTGCAGCGGAATTAGCTTGTCGGTCCAGGGATCGAAGCGGAGGTAGCTCGAGAGCGGCACGGCGGCCTGCTGCTTGAGGTCGTTCATCTCCAGTTTGTCGGCCTTGGGAACCAGGGCCTGCATCCAGAAGGCGCTGTCCTTTTCGTTCTTGACGATGCCATCGCCGATCATCGGATTGTTCAGGGCCTTCAGGCCGTCGACGCGGGCGCGAAG is part of the Granulicella aggregans genome and encodes:
- the hpt gene encoding hypoxanthine phosphoribosyltransferase, coding for MEVLISKEQIAERVAAIGKQISADYAGHSIVLIGVLKGAAIFLADLARAIEVDNTFDFVAVSSYGRARVSSGAVKLIKDIDNPIEGKHVIIVEDILDTGLTLSYLRGLMLQHKPASLKIATCLDKPERRLVPIEADYVAFSIPNQFVIGYGMDYAERYRGVEDIRLFPDEAVGH
- a CDS encoding VOC family protein gives rise to the protein MLRLTPFLLFDGNCAEAMEFYFGCFGGTLTLTRLADTPMKDQMPAAQHHKIVNAYLKSDAIEFSATDWLHPTHVRLQGNSTAMYVVAARFDELKRLFDRLSEGADKEFFLDLCEMPFGIYGRFTGRFGVEWFFRGERGAD
- a CDS encoding TA system VapC family ribonuclease toxin, which encodes MSEARYLLDVSVLVALLSEDHIHHNLVTVWFNQPDLQWAICPFTEAGFLRNATAPRSGQISMAEATAVLSQIAKEPGYLYVPITVDWQTLCSLFFKRIYGTKQVTDAYLLGLAVRERLVLSTMDKAVSHLAGEEYSNHVLLLEE
- a CDS encoding porin family protein; the protein is MLRKTLLSLLLAAGSVSAMQAQKLPTATRSLDIQAGGEFTYGHSDYGRDIKGYGFYGDVDFKPHYGVELEYNQANGTDLIYERTYKAGGRYVFFRKPRWTPYAKVMYGRGVFNFPPYFPGGQSAANLAYNMVVLGGGVDYKLKPYLNIRGDFEYQDWFSNLGLKNGLTPYFGSIGVAYHFR